The following are encoded in a window of Arthrobacter sp. OAP107 genomic DNA:
- a CDS encoding sugar ABC transporter permease, translated as MSTTARDLVPPESREPSGAPAKRVRSGKVRRLSTRDKAVLSLMVGIPTLIQLVFVWLPTVMSIGLSFTRWNGLALTDIRPAGGDNYQYISQDYPPFWPAIQHNLLWLAFLALVATPLGLLLAVLLDQQIRGSRIYQSIFFTPVMLSLALIGIIWQLFYQRDNGLLNFLLGTSGTPQAVDWFGDSSVNIWAAMIAATWRHAGYVMLLYLAGLKGVDPSLKEAAAIDGANAAQTFFRVVFPAMRPINIVIVVITIIESLRAFDVVYVINRGTNGLELLSALVIQNLVGEGQVIGVGSALAVVLLVISLVPIVFYLSRTFGRENRA; from the coding sequence ATGAGCACAACAGCACGAGACCTCGTCCCGCCGGAGTCCCGGGAACCCTCCGGGGCCCCGGCGAAGCGGGTCCGCAGCGGAAAGGTCCGCCGGCTCTCCACCCGGGACAAGGCCGTCCTGTCCCTCATGGTGGGCATTCCCACCCTCATCCAGCTGGTGTTCGTGTGGCTGCCCACGGTCATGTCCATCGGGCTCAGCTTTACGCGCTGGAACGGACTGGCCCTCACTGACATCCGGCCGGCGGGCGGGGACAACTACCAGTACATCTCGCAGGATTACCCGCCGTTCTGGCCGGCCATCCAGCACAACCTGCTGTGGCTTGCCTTCCTGGCCCTGGTGGCCACCCCGCTGGGCCTGCTGCTGGCGGTGCTTCTCGACCAGCAGATCCGCGGCAGCAGGATCTACCAGAGTATTTTCTTCACGCCCGTCATGTTGTCGCTGGCACTGATCGGCATCATCTGGCAGCTGTTCTACCAGCGGGACAACGGCCTGCTGAACTTCCTGCTCGGAACATCAGGGACACCGCAGGCCGTCGACTGGTTCGGCGACTCCTCGGTGAACATATGGGCGGCCATGATCGCCGCCACGTGGCGGCACGCCGGCTACGTCATGCTGCTGTACCTGGCCGGCCTCAAGGGCGTGGACCCCAGCCTGAAGGAGGCCGCCGCGATCGACGGGGCCAACGCGGCGCAGACCTTCTTCCGCGTGGTGTTCCCGGCCATGCGGCCCATCAACATCGTCATCGTCGTCATCACCATCATCGAGTCGCTGCGGGCGTTCGACGTCGTGTATGTCATCAACCGCGGCACCAACGGCCTGGAGCTCCTCAGCGCCCTGGTGATCCAGAACCTCGTGGGCGAAGGCCAGGTGATCGGCGTCGGCTCCGCCCTTGCAGTGGTCCTGCTGGTCATCTCCCTCGTGCCCATCGTGTTCTACCTCAGCCGCACCTTCGGACGGGAGAACAGGGCATGA